The nucleotide sequence AGGCCCCGAAGATCGGCTGGATCAAAATGCGCGGTGGCGTCTGAAATGGTTTGTTGGGTAGAATTGAAAGCAGGCACTTTGTACATCAACTGCTTGTCGAACTGCATTTGCCCAGAGTTCATCAGGTCTTGCGCTCGTATATTGTCTATCGGAGCGGGTGAATCTGTTTGTGTTCTTGGGAAAAAGCGGCTACCAACGATAATTAGCTCATCAGACTGATTGACCATTTCCGAAAGTCGTACATTCAGTTCTTGATCATCATTAACCGTTACGTCCTTGGTCTCGTACCCCACAAACCGGAATTGAAGGGTTACAGGTAATTTGGAAACCTTTAGCGAGAATTTACCTGTTGTACTCGTGGTGGTTCCTCCGGTGGTTCCGAGTACCAAAATATTTACACCCGGCAGAGGGGTGCCAGAATCCGCATCGGTAACTTGACCCGTTAGCTTAACCTGTGCAAAAGCCACGGGAAGGCCAAAGAACAGAAGAACCAGTATGAGTCCTATACGGTTTAACATAAGTGTTTGGAGTTTGGAAGGTTATGGTTAAATTGCAAGGTATAACATAGTACGATATTATCTTCCATTTATGCAAGATATGACCTACAGCGATAATGCAATATTTTGATTTCTTCAACAGAATATTAACTGCTTTGGCAAAATTATCTTTCACATTTTGAATATCCGATAGGAATGGGGCAAAAAAATGAAACACAGACCTTTGCTGTCTTGCTCAATTTACGTATTGTTCGCAATGGTTTTAGGGGCGACAAGCCTCTTTGCGCAAAATGCCAGACCACAAGTGGGCAGTTTTCTCCTGCATCAGGCAAAAATTTACACTCTGGACCACAAAAATCCGCAAGTGGATGCCTTAGCGGTACGTGATGGACGAATTGTGGCCATTGGTTCCTCCAAACAACTTATGCGGCAATATCCCAAACTCCGAAAAGTAGATGCGGGAGGAAAGACCGTTATTCCGGGCTTAATAGATGCCCACGCACACCTTATGGGGCTTGGGGAAAGCCTCTTGGCCGCCAATTTAGTTGGAACCACCTCTAAGGCTGAGATCGTCCAAAGACTAAAGGTTTTTGCGGCAAATCAAACCGAAGGCGATTGGGTTTTAGGTCGTGGATGGGATCAGAACGACTGGGACGAAAAAGTTTTCCCTACGGCAAAAGATTTGGATGCGGCTTTTCCCAACAAGCCCGTTTGGTTGGTACGAATTGATGGTCACGCAGGTTGGGGAAACACAGCGGCACTGAAACGACTTGGGGAAGCACCCGATAAAATTGTAGAGCCAGACGGTGGAAAGATTTTCCGAGATGAGAAGGGCTGGCCAACCGGTATTTTCATAGACAATGCCATGAATTTGATCGAGAGGAGAATCCCACAACCAACCGAATCCATGCTGGATCGCGCTTTGCAAATGGCCATAGAAAACTGTATTTCTTTGGGGCTTACGGGTGTTCATGACGCAGGCACTTCACTTACAACGCTCGAACGGTACAAAAAAGCCATCAACAAAGGAAAATTTGATCTACGGGTTTATGCAATGGCGGATGGCCCTCTTGGTGCTTTTGAGCATTTAAGCAAAAAAGGCCCACTCTTAAACTATGGGAATAAGTTGACCATGCGCTCCGTTAAAATGTACATGGACGGCGCACTCGGTAGCCGAGGTGCTGCATTGCTGGAGGATTATAGCGACGATACCGGAAACCAAGGATTATTGCTCACCCAAGAAAATTATTTTAGGGAAATTGTTCAAAAAGCAGTACAAGCAGGGATCCAGATCAATAC is from Rhodothermia bacterium and encodes:
- a CDS encoding amidohydrolase — translated: MVLGATSLFAQNARPQVGSFLLHQAKIYTLDHKNPQVDALAVRDGRIVAIGSSKQLMRQYPKLRKVDAGGKTVIPGLIDAHAHLMGLGESLLAANLVGTTSKAEIVQRLKVFAANQTEGDWVLGRGWDQNDWDEKVFPTAKDLDAAFPNKPVWLVRIDGHAGWGNTAALKRLGEAPDKIVEPDGGKIFRDEKGWPTGIFIDNAMNLIERRIPQPTESMLDRALQMAIENCISLGLTGVHDAGTSLTTLERYKKAINKGKFDLRVYAMADGPLGAFEHLSKKGPLLNYGNKLTMRSVKMYMDGALGSRGAALLEDYSDDTGNQGLLLTQENYFREIVQKAVQAGIQINTHAIGDRANRIVLSVYEEAQALRSTQDLRNRVEHAQIVALADVPRFARSRIIASMQPTHATSDMPWAQDRVGPERIKGGYVWQAMLNSGARLALGSDFPVEFVNPMLGFYAAITRQDAHGQPQGGWFPDQILSRTEALRGFTLDAAYAAFQEKELGSLEVGKWADFVVLDRDIMTVPAKEVLETKVLETWIGGKRVYHAK